A stretch of the Vitis riparia cultivar Riparia Gloire de Montpellier isolate 1030 chromosome 13, EGFV_Vit.rip_1.0, whole genome shotgun sequence genome encodes the following:
- the LOC117929062 gene encoding probable acetyltransferase NATA1-like — translation MAVTGPPSPQTPTPTPTITPQETAPIGNPIFARIRIANSSDVPHLHKLMYQHAASQRLTHIFSATESSLSATLFNSPPFQSFTVFLLEVSPTPFPDGPVGCHPPITRIVNLDLLIVDPESKEFGSGGEAVVVGFVLFFPNYGLFSGMPGFYIEGLYVRECYRKKGFGKMLLSAVAAQAMKMGYGKLDWCVLGWNANAFGFYKKMGAQVFEELKMCRLTSDALQAYESFS, via the coding sequence ATGGCAGTCACCGGGCCACCGTCTCCCCAAACCCCAACTCCCACGCCCACCATCACCCCGCAGGAAACCGCCCCCATCGGAAACCCAATCTTCGCTAGAATCCGAATCGCCAACTCTTCTGATGTTCCCCACCTCCACAAGCTCATGTACCAGCACGCCGCCTCCCAGCGTCTTACCCACATATTTTCGGCCACTGAGTCTTCCCTCTCTGCCACTCTCTTCAACTCCCCACCCTTCCAATCTTTTACTGTCTTCCTCCTCGAAGTTTCCCCCACACCCTTCCCCGATGGCCCCGTCGGCTGCCATCCCCCCATCACCCGCATCGTCAATCTAGATCTCCTCATTGTCGATCCTGAATCGAAGGAGTTCGGGTCGGGGGGCGAAGCGGTGGTGGTAGGGTTCGTGTTATTTTTCCCGAATTATGGGTTGTTCTCGGGGATGCCAGGGTTCTATATAGAGGGTTTGTACGTGAGGGAGTGTTACAGGAAGAAAGGGTTTGGGAAGATGCTGTTGTCGGCGGTGGCAGCTCAGGCGATGAAGATGGGGTATGGGAAACTGGACTGGTGTGTGCTTGGTTGGAATGCGAATGCGTTTGGGTTCTACAAGAAGATGGGTGCTCAGGTTTTTGAGGAACTCAAGATGTGTAGGTTGACTTCCGACGCTCTTCAAGCTTATGAAAGTTTTAGTTAA
- the LOC117927740 gene encoding lysM domain receptor-like kinase 3 — protein MKRVLLWRDSVPPRQHLQVESSEFEGVVVPPNPMCKSKRSINAAEPSVNHGRSNTPRSSRATRTSRSSSSATDRSNFNLPTNYNTSGTSRSSESTPASLSCIRESLPENPHVYDISEICSATGNFLAKKFSSSSSAWRCSVRGKDVVIFQRKLRRPIETAEIRKLLSVICKSHHGSLIKLLGASISGNHIYLVYDYVDGASLADCLRNPRNPNFTVLSNWVSRMQIAADLAHGLDYVHHCTGLDASFVHNRIRSSSILVINDSLNAKICHFGTAQLCGEIAEGTGKNSGSSQLKRSGSAVMKIEGTRGYMAPEFQLTGLATRKSDVYAFGVVILEILSGAEALKYIADDESGTYKRVSVIETAREAIEAEGGGGGGGVRRWVDSRLKDSYPVEVAEKMVRLGLECVEGDPGKRPNMSEVAARISKLYLESKNWADRIGMPTDFSVSMAPR, from the coding sequence ATGAAACGCGTCCTTCTCTGGCGCGATTCGGTACCACCCCGGCAACATCTCCAGGTTGAATCCTCGGAGTTTGAGGGGGTTGTAGTGCCTCCCAATCCCATGTGCAAATCCAAAAGGAGCATCAACGCAGCGGAGCCCAGTGTCAACCACGGCCGATCAAACACGCCCAGAAGCTCCCGAGCCACCAGGACGTCCAGGTCGTCTTCTTCTGCGACGGATCGCAGCAATTTTAATCTTCCCACCAATTACAACACTAGTGGGACTTCCAGGTCATCTGAGTCGACTCCCGCTTCGCTTTCTTGCATCAGAGAGTCCTTGCCGGAGAACCCCCACGTCTACGACATCTCCGAAATCTGCTCCGCCACCGGCAATTTTCTTGCCAAGAAgttctcctcctcctcttccgCTTGGCGCTGCTCTGTCCGCGGCAAAGACGTGGTCATCTTCCAACGAAAGCTCCGCCGCCCCATCGAGACTGCGGAAATTCGCAAACTGCTGTCGGTGATTTGCAAAAGCCACCATGGGAGCTTGATCAAGCTCCTCGGGGCTTCGATTTCTGGAAACCACATTTACCTCGTTTACGATTACGTTGATGGCGCTAGCCTCGCGGATTGTCTCAGAAACCCTAGAAACCCTAATTTCACAGTTCTGTCGAATTGGGTCTCGAGAATGCAGATCGCGGCGGACTTGGCTCATGGGCTCGACTACGTCCACCACTGCACTGGATTGGATGCGAGTTTTGTGCACAATCGTATCAGGAGTTCCAGCATTCTCGTGATTAACGACTCGTTGAATGCCAAGATATGCCATTTCGGCACCGCACAACTCTGCGGCGAAATCGCGGAAGGTACCGGAAAAAATTCAGGGTCCTCCCAATTGAAAAGATCGGGCAGTGCGGTGATGAAGATCGAGGGGACGAGAGGGTACATGGCACCGGAATTTCAGTTGACAGGATTGGCGACGCGGAAATCGGATGTGTATGCGTTTGGGGTGGTGATTTTGGAGATCTTATCTGGAGCAGAGGCGTTGAAGTACATTGCGGACGATGAGAGTGGTACATATAAGAGAGTGAGCGTGATTGAAACAGCTAGAGAGGCCATTGAAGCTGAAGGTGGCGGCGGCGGTGGTGGGGTGAGGAGGTGGGTGGACAGCAGGCTCAAGGACTCGTATCCGGTGGAGGTGGCGGAGAAGATGGTGCGTTTGGGTCTGGAGTGCGTGGAGGGGGATCCGGGTAAGAGGCCCAATATGAGTGAAGTAGCGGCTCGAATTTCTAAGCTGTATTTAGAGTCCAAGAATTGGGCCGATCGAATAGGGATGCCTACCGATTTCTCTGTCTCAATGGCACCTCGATGA